The sequence TGCCCTCTCTGCCTCCTCCTGAACAAGAAAGCCACACAGGGAATGAGGCCATACCTTACTATCTCGCTCCAACTCATTTTTTAGCCACTCAAAATCACTGTAGCGCCGCCGCACACAAGACTCCTTCAGCTTGAAGATAGGTAGGTTTGTCtacaagaaaggaagaatgagAGAGATGGTAAGTAATGTTCAGCCTATGAGGGCCACCTCTCAGAACCACTTGGACAGGTCCTAAGGAAGCAGCAGTTCCTTCAGACCATGCTCCCATAACCCTTTCAAAATACTGCTGGGTGAATACCAACTCTGACCACATCCAGCCTTGTCACAGATGTTGATTACAAGTCCCTTGCTGCCTGGAATTTATCCTACAAACAGACCTGcagttgtatgtatatacaaatattttcacTGTATCTTATTATTTGTAATACTAATAAGTGCCCATCAATAGGGAATTGGTTAAACAAATTATGCTATATCTTACAGTAGAATACTATACAACTGTGAAAAGAATGTGAAAGATATTTCGGTGCCAATATGGAAAGATACTAAGCGGTAAAATCAAGGTATAGAACAGTATAGATAGCTTGCTCCTATTTATGTTTAAAAggatatacatgtatatatttatatctatgaaTAAAATTTTCATGAAAGGACACTGGTAATAGTGATTAACTTTGGAGAGTAAGACTAGGTGACTGGAATGATTGAGAGGGTCCTCATTTTGCATTGTACTATTTGAATTTATCATGTGtacatatttacattttcaattaaaaagtaaatttaaattccCTGTAAAGAAAAGAGATAGGCACCTCCAACATTTGCCTTCCTGTTTCTCCTGTCCAAATCCTCTCCATAGTCTATAAGTCCCCACTTAAGTCCTACCTGATCCAGGAAATCCTCCCTGACAACATCAGCTTAATTTATTgatctctcccctctctgaactcTTATGACACTTATCACTTAGTATTGTCTGACACACTATTGTTTTATACATTATGTAAGTCTTGTCTACCTAACTAAATCTCATTGAGATCAGGAACAATGACTGCTTCTCTATCTCCCCAAATGCAATATAAGCAAGTTACTCAATACTCAATTGATTAATAAAGGCTCTACGTATCTCTTTACCCTCTCCTTATCTAGAAAGCACAGCAGAAACAGCCATTACATACGTTGGTTTCCCATAGCTCACTACCTGATATAAAACAACTTTTTCCCATATCTTAATCATCGAGAAGTTTCCCAAGGCTCTAGTGGCAATATGAACTCCCTGACAAACAAAAAGTCCTGTCTACAGGTTCTAAACAGAAATGACCAGCCACGTGTACTAATACCGACCGTATTTCCTACCAGCGAATTCAGATCAATGGATGAAAATACAAGGAactaatttctttcctttctctgcaaTTGCCTGAAAGCCAGACCACTCAATGCCATTATGAGGACTTCCTCCTTTGACTCACAAAAATGTTATTATTTCCCTACCACCACAGGATGGCGACAATAATGGCCTTTCATCTCAACATCTAAGTCAACTAAGGAAGGGGCTACTACAAATAAGGATAGTCTCCCAGCTCCAACCTAAAAGCCATATGTGGAAGACTGAATTGTGTCGGACAGGATATCCTTGAGAGTCTTTTGACTCTGGTCAACGTAAAGTCAAGGGAAAGGCaggcaagaaagaagcaaggtgAAGTTCACAGTAAAACTGGCATTTTAAAAGTTCCATATATATCACACGAGACCACATGACACCTCTCCAGACTCCTcatttctgggggtggggagtggggtgggggtgtaggATTTCTTCTtcaacaaaatggaagaaaacagctttagaaatattttgctattatacAAAAAAGTCAGTGCCAATTGCTTCTACCACACACAATGCCTAACTTCCAAAGCCCATTCTCTCTGAATCTCATGCTCCGTATAATGCATTCCACGAACAATCACTTAAAATAGCAACTTAAAACCAATTTTCCCCAAAGTggaattcaataaaaatattaaagaccTACACAACCACACAAATTAACATAAACCATACAAATTAACTCAAACCCACAGAACTAGGAACTACCATCAACTCTATAATCATTATACAATTAGAAGCTGTGGTACCAATTGGTGAAAAGCTTTGTGGGTAGAGGAATGTTGCACACTAAAGTTTTGCCTTGCAGAGAGTCTAAAGTGCagtggaaagagcatgggctttggagtcagacagacctgggttcaaatcccagctctgtcacttattaCTAATAAATGTCACTTATTAGTATGTgtacttgggcaagttacttaaacagCACTCCTCCTcagtttcctatctgtaaaatgggattctTGTAAGGTTTAAGatagaaactaaaacctgggtcAGTGCACAGCACATAGGAGGCACTAGATGAACAGCCCCTGTTGTTATTAGAATATCTGAAGTAGAATAGCTATTTCATTCATAATCCCTAGAATGCTTGGGTAATGCATTGAGACAATGTCTCCAAACCCCACAGGAGAGGGTCCTTAAACTGAACAAGCTAAGCCCAGACTCCATCAGGTAACTGAGTTCTCTACCACTAACAGTTCCCTTCTTTTATCATATTTTGAAGGACCTAACATCCATTCTTCTCCAGCAGAAATGATTTCAAATATGTCTTATACAGACAAGTCAAACAGGGCATCCTCAATTTTTGCTATTCACTTTTCTCTCTTCAGATTGAACTTTGCCAAACTTGGAATTTGGGAATTATCATTTCTTAATTATATTTCAAAGCCCAGGTAGGAGACCACACTCTCATTCAATGtagtcattcaaaaatgaaagcACACACTCTTTTAGGCCTTCAATGCTGCTCGAGCAGGATGCTGTCCATAGAAAATATTCTGGCCCTCTAgtctggaaagaaaacaaatgcttcTTAAACTTTTTGGTCTGTAACCACTTCAAGTGGGCAAAATAACCTGCAAACCATGTACTCAATCTGCACATTCCATCCTTGCCTTGGGGACTAAGTACTAGAGAATAACGTCCTCTGTAGTGCACTCTGGCAGAAACCACTCCCGGGCCAGAACAGAAATATCATGTATTAAAGAAACTACAGGTCAGGGTCTGAATCCAAAAGGTTAATTTAGGACAGAGTGAACAAATGCCCATTAATATACAGAGAACCCAAATGAGAGCCAATAAACATTAAGTAAACATTCTGGATACTTCAAATCTTAAGGGTCAGCATAAGATGAGAGCAGCACTTGACAAACCACCAATCCCAAGGCATGCCGGGTTTCACGGTGAGACACAGCATATGTAGTACCTGAAGAAACTTAAATATCAAATACTTCTCTCTTTCAGATGCTAATCCTACACGAGTCAAGGAAGCACTCAGTCTTCAAGAGACTCCCAAGATTTCTTATTTCTACTCCCACAAGCCCATTGTCTCCCTTTCCATAAGTCTATCTTCTCCTTAATCCAAGGCCTTGCTTGACTCCCATCCCAGAGAGACCTCATTAAGAAGAACCTGGGCCTTCCTGCCCTCTCGCTTCAGGCTGACTTTTCCTACAACCCAGTTTAGTTATGGAACCCAGCTACATGTTGCCGTGGCTTCCCATCCCCCAGCCCTCTtccaccctcccttccttctgtcACTACAGTCACGATTCCGGTCTCCTTGAATTCCTCACTCCAATCTTTCTCCATCCTCCCCACTCCATCCAGCCAAGCTTCACTTCTTTCTCATGGCTTCCCTCACCCCTGTCTGGAGCCCCTTCAGTTGTTTTCTGTACCCTCTGGCCACAACCGAGACTGCAGATCGCTCTCCAAACCTATTAACCCCCCTAACACCCAAATGACCCCTTCAAGCGTCTTCTCCGCAATAGTCGTCCCCATGGCAGCCCACCCCCCGCCTCCGCCCCCCCGCTCGGTCCTCCTTCAGCTGTCTCCCTCACCCCGTGACTCACCCGCATGCGAACCTCATAGGTGGTGAAGCGCGCGCGGCCCACGCCCACCGTCTGTGGATTAAAGATGTCGATCTCCAGGAAGTTACTCGGCGGTCCGTAAGCGTCAGTCAGGTCCTGCGGCTTCGAGTTAAGGCGCCGAGTATCAGCTACTGCCG is a genomic window of Choloepus didactylus isolate mChoDid1 chromosome X, mChoDid1.pri, whole genome shotgun sequence containing:
- the SNX12 gene encoding sorting nexin-12 isoform X2; the protein is MSDTAVADTRRLNSKPQDLTDAYGPPSNFLEIDIFNPQTVGVGRARFTTYETNLPIFKLKESCVRRRYSDFEWLKNELERDSKIVVPPLPGKALKRQLPFRGDEGIFEESFIEERRQGLEQFINKIAGHPLAQNERCLHMFLQEEAIDRNYVPGKVRQ
- the SNX12 gene encoding sorting nexin-12 isoform X1, with the protein product MSDTAVADTRRLNSKPQDLTDAYGPPSNFLEIDIFNPQTVGVGRARFTTYEVRMRTNLPIFKLKESCVRRRYSDFEWLKNELERDSKIVVPPLPGKALKRQLPFRGDEGIFEESFIEERRQGLEQFINKIAGHPLAQNERCLHMFLQEEAIDRNYVPGKVRQ